From bacterium, a single genomic window includes:
- a CDS encoding DUF433 domain-containing protein, protein MAQLMRTEHPYIVRSKNICGGEPVIENTRISVRNIAVMFKSGDTVEDILESYQHLKPSQAYDAISYYLDHQEEVEELISKNTEDYWLNRLDGTPNVLRVKEKRL, encoded by the coding sequence ATGGCTCAATTAATGAGAACCGAACATCCGTATATTGTCAGAAGCAAGAATATCTGTGGAGGAGAGCCGGTCATTGAAAACACCAGAATTTCAGTCCGCAATATTGCGGTTATGTTTAAATCTGGTGATACAGTGGAGGATATTTTAGAAAGCTACCAACATTTAAAACCTTCCCAGGCTTATGATGCTATAAGTTATTATTTAGACCATCAAGAAGAGGTTGAAGAATTAATTTCCAAAAATACCGAAGATTATTGGTTAAACCGTCTTGATGGTACTCCAAATGTCCTTCGGGTAAAGGAGAAAAGACTATAG